From Nicotiana tabacum cultivar K326 chromosome 22, ASM71507v2, whole genome shotgun sequence, one genomic window encodes:
- the LOC107805978 gene encoding mannan endo-1,4-beta-mannosidase 1-like, with protein sequence MSFTRTICISGLLLLFLTLACEARVPTNTNAGFIAVNGAHFELNGSPFLFNGFNSYWLMHVAAEPSERYKVTEVLKDASAAGLSVCRTWAFSDGGDRALQISPGVYDERVFQGLDFVISEAKKYGVRLILSFVNNWNDFGGKAQYVQWARNAGAQINGDDDFYTHPMLKDYYKNHIKKVITRFNTITRVAYRDDPTIMAWELINEPRDQADYSGKTVNAWVQEMASFVKSGDKKHLLEIGMEGFYGDSVPERKQVNPGYQVGTDFISNHLINEIDFATIHAYTDQWVSGQNDEAQLAWMQRWVTSHWEDAKTILKKPLVLSEFGKSSRGQGYSLSSRDTFMGSVYKNIYNLAKEGGTMAGSLVWQLMAQGMENYEDGYCIVLGQNPSTAGIISGQSHAMTALANLVHNPLE encoded by the exons ATGTCTTTTACAAGAACAATCTGTATCTCTGGGCTCTTGCTCTTGTTCCTAACTCTCGCATGTGAAGCTAGGGTTCCAACAAATACTAATGCAGGGTTCATAGCAGTGAATGGTGCTCATTTTGAACTCAATGGATCGCCCTTTTTATTCAATGGTTTCAACTCGTATTGGTTGATGCATGTTGCTGCTGAACCTAGTGAGAGGTACAAAGTCACTGAGGTTCTTAAAGATGCATCTGCTGCTGGTCTTTCTGTTTGTCGCACGTGGGCTTTTAGTGATGGAGGTGACAGAGCATTGCAAATATCACCTGGAGTTTACGATGAACGTGTCTTTCAG GGGTTGGATTTTGTGATCTCGGAAGCTAAGAAATATGGTGTCCGCTTAATCTTGAGCTTTGTAAACAACTGGAACGACTTCGGAGGAAAAGCTCAATATGTTCAGTGGGCTCGAAATGCCGGAGCTCAAATTAATGGTGACGATGACTTTTATACTCATCCTATGCTCAAAGATTATTACAAGAACCATATTAAG AAAGTTATTACAAGATTCAACACCATTACTAGAGTTGCTTACAGAGATGATCCAACAATCATGGCATGGGAACTCATTAATGAACCACGCGACCAAGCTGACTACTCTGGAAAAACTGTCAAT GCTTGGGTTCAAGAAATGGCAAGTTTTGTAAAGTCAGGAGACAAAAAACATTTGTTGGAGATAGGAATGGAGGGATTTTATGGTGATTCAGTTCCTGAAAGGAAGCAAGTTAATCCCGGTTATCAAGTGGGAACAGATTTCATCAGCAACCATCTTATCAATGAGATTGATTTTGCCACTATTCATGCATACACTGACCAATG GGTATCAGGACAAAACGATGAAGCACAATTAGCATGGATGCAAAGGTGGGTGACAAGCCATTGGGAAGATGCAAAAACTATACTAAAGAAACCTCTAGTTCTATCTGAATTTGGCAAGTCTAGCAGAGGTCAAGGATACAGCCTTAGTTCAAGAGACACATTCATGGGTAGTGTATATAAAAATATCTACAATTTGGCAAAAGAAGGGGGAACCATGGCAGGAAGCTTAGTATGGCAACTAATGGCACAAGGAATGGAGAATTATGAGGATGGTTATTGTATTGTTTTGGGACAAAACCCTTCAACTGCAGGAATAATTTCAGGTCAATCGCATGCCATGACAGCTTTGGCTAATCTAGTTCATAACCCTTTAGAGTGA